The following coding sequences lie in one Panicum virgatum strain AP13 chromosome 6N, P.virgatum_v5, whole genome shotgun sequence genomic window:
- the LOC120679794 gene encoding skin secretory protein xP2-like isoform X2, producing MSSKAAAAAGDVLPAQPACSSAASSSTAPAPDAESAALPAPREGVAGDQDQAPEPSTPTSQASGLRAPGVEAAASPAAGGQDQAAAEPKTPTPEGSRLRAPGAGSAASPAAGGQDQAAAEPKTPTPEGSRLRVPGAGSAASPAAGGQDQAAPEPTTPTAEGSRLRAPTECPPAPRKPAWAPPATPPAATRKFPSSAAPSARRAFFPVTRDLTTVFRALPPKKRIRAG from the exons ATGAGCTCCAaggccgccgcagccgcgggGGACGTCCTC ccggcgcagccCGCCTGCTCTTCGGCGGCCTCGtcgtccacggcgccggcgccggacgcCGAGTCGGCGGCCTTGCCTGCGCCGCGGGAGGGGGTGGCGGGGGACCAAGACCAGGCGCCGGAGCCCTCGACTCCGACCTCGCAGGCGAGCGGGCTGCGGGCGCCGGgtgtggaggcggcggcctcgCCCGCGGCGGGAGGCCAGGAtcaagcggcggcggagcccaaGACGCCAACGCCGGAGGGGAGCAGGCTGCGGGCGCCGGGCGCGGGGTCGGCGGCCTCGCCCGCGGCGGGAGGCCAGgatcaggcggcggcggagcccaaGACGCCGACGCCGGAGGGGAGCAGGCTGCGGGTGCCGGGCGCGGGGTCGGCGGCCTCGCCCGCGGCGGGAGGCCAGGATcaggcggcgccggagcccaCGACGCCGACGGCGGAGGGCAGCAGGCTGCGGGCGCCGACCGagtgcccgccggcgccgcggaagCCCGcgtgggcgccgccggcgacgccgcccgccgccacgcgcAAGTTCCCGTCGTCCGCGGCGCCGTCGGCGCGCCGGGCCTTCTTCCCCGTCACGCGCGACCTCACCACCGTGTTCCGGGCCCTGCCGCCCAAGAAGCGTATCCGGGCGGGCTga
- the LOC120679794 gene encoding skin secretory protein xP2-like isoform X1, with protein sequence MSSKAAAAAGDVLPALPPIRTAASQAPAPAQPACSSAASSSTAPAPDAESAALPAPREGVAGDQDQAPEPSTPTSQASGLRAPGVEAAASPAAGGQDQAAAEPKTPTPEGSRLRAPGAGSAASPAAGGQDQAAAEPKTPTPEGSRLRVPGAGSAASPAAGGQDQAAPEPTTPTAEGSRLRAPTECPPAPRKPAWAPPATPPAATRKFPSSAAPSARRAFFPVTRDLTTVFRALPPKKRIRAG encoded by the coding sequence ATGAGCTCCAaggccgccgcagccgcgggGGACGTCCTCCCGGCGCTGCCGCCGATCAGGACCGCGGCGTcgcaggcgccggcgccggcgcagccCGCCTGCTCTTCGGCGGCCTCGtcgtccacggcgccggcgccggacgcCGAGTCGGCGGCCTTGCCTGCGCCGCGGGAGGGGGTGGCGGGGGACCAAGACCAGGCGCCGGAGCCCTCGACTCCGACCTCGCAGGCGAGCGGGCTGCGGGCGCCGGgtgtggaggcggcggcctcgCCCGCGGCGGGAGGCCAGGAtcaagcggcggcggagcccaaGACGCCAACGCCGGAGGGGAGCAGGCTGCGGGCGCCGGGCGCGGGGTCGGCGGCCTCGCCCGCGGCGGGAGGCCAGgatcaggcggcggcggagcccaaGACGCCGACGCCGGAGGGGAGCAGGCTGCGGGTGCCGGGCGCGGGGTCGGCGGCCTCGCCCGCGGCGGGAGGCCAGGATcaggcggcgccggagcccaCGACGCCGACGGCGGAGGGCAGCAGGCTGCGGGCGCCGACCGagtgcccgccggcgccgcggaagCCCGcgtgggcgccgccggcgacgccgcccgccgccacgcgcAAGTTCCCGTCGTCCGCGGCGCCGTCGGCGCGCCGGGCCTTCTTCCCCGTCACGCGCGACCTCACCACCGTGTTCCGGGCCCTGCCGCCCAAGAAGCGTATCCGGGCGGGCTga